Below is a window of Leisingera sp. S132 DNA.
TCTAACTCTTTCGCCTTATCGTGTCTGAACGCTTCAAGCTGCTTTGAAAACTGCGCTTCCAGCCAACCTGCCGCAAGGGCTTTAAAAACAGCGAAAGCGACAACTGCTCCGCCCCCTCCCGCAGTGAGGATGGTCAGAACAATTGATTGAACGTTTGTATCCATTGGACCCACTTATGAAAATTGGAAGAGATCAGCATAGTTGGCTGGATGCTTCGACCCTGATGCCCAACACCCCAAATAGAACTAAGCTCCCCAATAGAGTTCAGCGTCGTGAGTAAAGACCGTTCCACGATGAAGGAAAAGACAAATACAGTTATTTCCAAGAAACTTATCTGCCACAACAGAAAAGGGCCTCCCGGAGGAGGCCCTTTCTTAGATCAGAACCGTGTGGGCTCTCAGCGGTTTTCTAACGAAAACCGCCTGCCGCCCACCGTTTCAAAATCATTATTCAATGATTTTCGACACAGTCTTAGTGCGCGCGTCTCGGGATCATCGCGTTCAAACAAAAAGGGCGCCGCAAGGGCGCCCTTTCCGTTCGAACATTCGCTGATGCGAATTACTCGATGATCTTCGACACAACGCCAGCGCCGACGGTGCGGCCGCCTTCGCGGATGGCGAAGCGCAGGCCGTCTTCCATCGCGATCGGCGCGATCAGCTCAACGCCGAACTTCAGGTTGTCGCCCGGCATCACCATCTCGGTGCCTTCCGGCAGGGTCACGGTGCCAGTGACGTCGGTGGTGCGGAAGTAGAACTGCGGACGGTAGTTCGCGAAGAACGGGGTGTGGCGACCGCCTTCTTCCTTGGTCAGGATATAGGCCTCGGCTTCGAACTTGGTGTGCGGCTTCACCGATTTCGGCGCGCACAGAACCTGGCCGCGCTCAACGCCTTCACGGTCGATGCCGCGCAGCAGCGCGCCGATGTTGTCGCCCGCTTCACCGCGGTCCAGCAGCTTGCGGAACATTTCCACGCCGGTGCAGGTGGTGGTCTGGGTGTCGCGGATGCCGACGATCTCGATCGAGTCGCCCACGTTGATCACGCCACGCTCCACACGGCCGGTCACAACGGTGCCGCGGCCGGAGATCGAGAACACGTCTTCGATCGGCATCAGGAACGGCTGGTCAACCGCACGCGCCGGGGTGTCGATATACTCGTCGACAGCCGCCATCAGCTCTTTGATTTTCTCGGAGCCGATCGCGTCGTCGCGGCCTTCCATCGCCGCCAGCGCGGAGCCTGCGATGATCGGGATATCGTCGCCCGGGTAGTCGTAGGAGGACAGCAGCTCGCGGATTTCCATTTCCACCAGCTCCAGCAGCTCTTCGTCGTCGACCTGGTCAACCTTGTTCATGAACACGACCATCTTCGGGATGCCGACCTGGCGGCCCAGCAGGATGTGCTCGCGGGTCTGCGGCATCGGGCCGTCAGCAGCGTTCACAACCAGGATCGCGCCGTCCATCTGCGCCGCGCCGGTGATCATGTTCTTCACGTAGTCGGCGTGGCCGGGGCAGTCGACGTGCGCGTAGTGGCGCGCTTCGGTCTCATACTCGACGTGCGCGGTCGAGATGGTGATGCCGCGGGCTTTTTCTTCCGGTGCGCCGTCGATCTGGTCGTAGGCTTTGAAGTCACCGAAATATTTGGTGATAGCCGCGGTCAGAGTGGTCTTGCCGTGGTCAACGTGGCCGATGGTGCCGATGTTGACGTGCGGTTTATTGCGTTCAAACTTTTCCTTAGCCATGATGGCCTCCTTTTGTTTCGAGGGAGGCCCGCACAGTTTGCGAGCCCCCGTATTTACTGACGCTTACGCGTATTTCGCCTGGATCTCTTCCGAGATGTTCTGCGGCACCGGATCGTAGTGATCGAACTGCATGGTGAACTGGGCGCGGCCCGAGCTCATCGAACGCAGGGTGTTGATGTAGCCGAACATGTTGGCCAGCGGCACGAAGGCGTCGATGGCGATGGCGTTGCCGCGGTTCTCCTGGCCGGACACCTGGCCGCGGCGGGAGGTCAGGTCGCCGATGATGCCGCCGGTGTATTCTTCCGGGGTGATCACCTCAACCTTCATGACCGGCTCGAGCAGTTTCGCGCCAGCTTTGCGCATGCCTTCACGCATGCCCATGCGGGCGGCGATTTCAAAGGCCAGAACCGAGGAGTCCACGTCGTGGAACTTACCGTCGATCAGGGCAACCTTGAAGTCGATCACCGGGAAGCCTGCCAGCGGACCGGAGTCCATGACCGACTGGATGCCTTTTTCAACACCCGGGATGTATTCCTTCGGAACCGCACCGCCGACGATACGGGATTCGAAGGAGTAGCCTTCGCCCGGCTCTGTCGGGGAGATGATCAGTTTCACCTCGGCGAACTGGCCCGAACCACCCGACTGTTTCTTGTGGGTGTAGGAATGCTCGACCTCTTTGGAGATGGTCTCGCGGTAGGCCACCTGCGGCGCACCGATGTTCGCCTCAACCTTGAACTCGCGCTTGAGGCGGTCCACCAGGATGTCCAGGTGAAGTTCGCCCATGCCCTTCATGATGGTCTGGCCCGACTCGATGTCGGTTTCGACGCGGAAGGACGGGTCCTCGGCAGCCAGACGCTGCAGGCCCTGGGACATCTTCTCCTGGTCGGCC
It encodes the following:
- the tuf gene encoding elongation factor Tu, which codes for MAKEKFERNKPHVNIGTIGHVDHGKTTLTAAITKYFGDFKAYDQIDGAPEEKARGITISTAHVEYETEARHYAHVDCPGHADYVKNMITGAAQMDGAILVVNAADGPMPQTREHILLGRQVGIPKMVVFMNKVDQVDDEELLELVEMEIRELLSSYDYPGDDIPIIAGSALAAMEGRDDAIGSEKIKELMAAVDEYIDTPARAVDQPFLMPIEDVFSISGRGTVVTGRVERGVINVGDSIEIVGIRDTQTTTCTGVEMFRKLLDRGEAGDNIGALLRGIDREGVERGQVLCAPKSVKPHTKFEAEAYILTKEEGGRHTPFFANYRPQFYFRTTDVTGTVTLPEGTEMVMPGDNLKFGVELIAPIAMEDGLRFAIREGGRTVGAGVVSKIIE